CCTTCGTCGTCGAAGTAGCTGGCCATCGAAAGATACAGATACGCAGAGTACATCTCCGCGTTGAGCTGCTCGTTCAATGCCTTCTCGACCTTCTTCTTGAGCATTGCTCTCTCCCTTCGCGGGGCCGCCGGGCCCCTCTTCCGTTCCTCTCAGCTTGTCATCCCCGTGCTGTGCAGGCCGGTGCGAGCATCGCGTCCATCTCGACGTCCGGGTGGATGCCCGACCGGGTCAGGGCGAAGTCGTACCGCACGGGATCCTCCGGGCAGATCCGCCGGAAGGCCTCCGTTATCTCGAGCGCCGTCCGAACGTCCGTCGACCGCCGACGCGTCAGACCGAACGCGAGTGCGATGCGGTGCATGTGCGTGTCGAGCGGCACGACGAGCTTCGCGGGTGATACTCCGTCGAACCCTCCGGGGTCCACGTCGTCCCTGCGGACCATCCATCGCAAGAACAGGTGGAGCCGCTTGCAGGCGCTTCTTCGCGACGGAAGCGGCAGAAGCCGACCGCACGCGCCGCGTCCGGCCACCCGCTCCATCTCGTCCACGAGAGCCTCGAGCCCGGGGACGACCGTCTCGTCGCTCTGGCTCACGAGCCCGGCCAGCCGGGCGCCGAGCGTCCCGTACTCGCGCCTCACGGCGGCGGCGCCGTGAAGCGTCGCGGCCATGTCGCAGCCGGTCGTGAAGCGATGCCTGAAGCCCTCGAAAGTCCCCTCGAGCCTGCCGCGGTCGGCCTGGTCCAGAAAGCTGCCGGGCCGCGGTCCGAGCCGCGCCAGTGCGTCACGGGCGCTTCCCAGGATCTGGCGCACGCGCCCGAGCGAGAGGAGCGCCGCGACCAGTGCAGCGACCTCCCTGTCCCCGACGTCGTCGTACCGGTAGATGAGCTCTACCGGATCGGGATGCGTGTACTCGCGTGTGTTGTACCGCTCGTAGATGCGGTCGAGGGTCTCCCGATCGAACGCCGGACCCTGGACATCATCCCTCGAGCGTGAACTCTCTGACGTCAAACCAGTACCCCGTCGACGAGACGCGGTCGAGCTGCGCCCTGACGATCGCCAGATGCCCTTCCTCGATATCGAGAAAACGCCTGAAGAGCGGCCGCGCCTCTTCGGGAAGCTCGCTCACCATGCGCCGGTAGAACTCGGTGGTCTCCGACTCGGCCGCGTAGGCCTTCCGGAGGAAGCCGCGCTCCGCGCCGCTCGCCTTGCCGTCGAGCGTCGCCTGGAGTCTGACGCCGGCCGCCTCGATGCGTTCCTTCGACGGGACGGCCGTCCCCAGGCCCTCGGCCGCAACGCGGCCGGACTCGCGAAACTCCTTGAGCTTCTTCTCGAGGAACTTGACGTGCCGCTCCTCCTCGTCGGCCATGAGCGAGAAGAGGGTCTTCCCGCCGGGCTTCTCAGCCTTCTCCACGGCCTCCCGATAGAGGTCGCGCACGCCGTTCTCGTACTGGATCGCCGTCTTTATGGCTTCTTCTACTGTCACATTGTCCTTCTTTCGGACTACGCCTTCCAGAGACCGTGGACGCTGCAGTACTCGCGCACGGCCTCGAGCTCTTCATCGCCGAGGCAGAAGGTCGCCTGCGGCGCCTGGCCGGGCTCGAGGAACTCGCGATACGCGTTGCCGCCGGAGATTACCTCGATCCACTCGATGTAGTGGTTCTCCTCCATCGGGTGCGGGACGTCGCCGACCTTGACCAGCGTCCCGTGGTCCGACTTCTCCGTCACCGGAACGTGCTTCTCCTTGCCCTCGTCGACCGTCTTCTCCTCCAGCAGGATCATCGGCTCCTCGCAGCAGACGAGCTTGCCGACGCCGCCGTGGAGAACCTCGACGATGTTCCCGCACTTCTCGCACTTGTAGATCTCGAGCCTGGCTGCCATGCGTCAACTCCCTCTCATTCTCGGCCTTCGGGCCCGCCGGGGCCGACGAGCGACCCCGGCGGCCGAACAGCTCATGTGGACTACCAGTTCTCTCCCAGAAGCTCGAAGTGGTCTACCGGATGGGCACACGCCGGGCACTCCTCCGGCGGCTCCGTTCCCTCGTGAAGGTAGCCGCAGTTCCTGCAGCGCCATACGACCTTCCCGTCCCGCTTGAACACCGTACCGTTCTCGATGTTCCGCGCCAGACCCAGGTAGCGCTTCTCGTGCTGCTTCTCGGCGACCGCGATCGCCTCGAAGGTCTCCGCGATCTCCTCGAAGCCCTCCTCCCGCGCGATCTTGGCGAACGACGGGTACATCTCGCTCCACTCGTGGTGCTCGCCGCCCGCTGCGGCCTTGAGGTTCTCGAGCGTGGTCCCTATCGTTCCGGCAGGGAACGACGCCGCCACCTCCGCCTCGCCGCCCTCGAGGAACTTGAAGAGCCGCTTGGCGTGCTCGCGCTCCTGGTCGGCCGTCTCCTGGAAGATGGCCGACATCTGGACATAGCCGTCCTTCCTCGCCTGCGAGGCGAAGTACGTATACCGGTTCCGTGCCTGCGACTCGCCGGCGAACGCCGTCAGGATGTTCTTCTCAGTTCTCGTGCCTGTCAGAGCCATCGATCAGTCCTCCGTTCTGGTTCTCCCCGGCGCACCGGGGACAAAGCCCGGTGAAGCAGAGATGGAACCCGTCGATCGCGAAGCCGTCGGCATCCTCGACCGCGTCCTCGAGCGGCCGCAACGCATCGAGCACGACATCGCCCACCCGGCCGCACCGAACGCATCGCACGTGGTAGTGGCCGTCCAGGTCTCCGTCGTAGCGGCGCTGCTCGCCGGCCTCACCGATCACGCGTATGAGCCCGTGCTTCGAAAGCACATCGAGGTTCCGGTAGACCGTCCCGAGACTGATCCTGGGAAGGTCTCTCCTGACCCGCTCGTAGAGCTCATCCGCTGTCGGGTGCTCCTTCGAGGCCCGGAGCTCCTCGAGGATCACCCGTCTGCTGGGCGTCATCTTGAGCTCGTGATGGGCCATCCGCCTCACCTCCCGAGAATAGGAATCATTATCATTCCTATCCTAGCAGACGGGGCGCCGATGTCAAACGAGAACCTCGTTCACGCCCGGTCGGATGTGATGCGGACGGTCGCCTGCCGGCAGGTTCGTTGCGCGGCATCCGCCGGGAAGCGTGAGCATTGGGCAGACAGGGCAGCGGGCGGGCTACCTCCCAAGCAGCCGTCCGGCGGCCTCGACCACGGCCTCCGGCGTCAGGCCGAACTCCCGGTAGACCGTCTCGTACGGCGCGCTCTCGCCGAACCGGTCGACGCCGATCGACACCCCGTCCCGCCCCACGAAGCGCTCCCAGCCCGTCGTCACCCCCGCCTCGATCGACACGCGGGCGGACACATTGGCCGGAAGCACCGACTCCCTGTACCCGGCGGGCTGAGCGTCGTAGATCTCCCACGACGGCATCGACACGACGCGCGCCGCCACGCCGTCGGCGGCCAGCGCGCGGCCCGCCGCCCGCGCGATCTCGACTTCGGAGCCGGTCGCGATCAGGATGACCTCGGGCGAGTCCGAGCTCTGCCAGTGAACATAAGCTCCGCGCGATGCTCCCGTCGCCGGTGCCACCTCGGACCGGTCGGGCACCGAGAGCTTCTGGCGCGTCAGGACCAGCGCTGTGGGGCCGTCGGTCCGGGAGAGCGCAAGCCTCCACGCCTCGGCGGTCTCGTCGGCGTCGGCAGGACGGACGACCGTGAGGCCCGGGATGAGCCGGAGGCTCATCACGTGTTCGACCGACTGGTGCGTCGGGCCGTCCTCTCCCAATCCGATGCTGTCGTGCGTGAACACATAGACGACGCGCAGTCCCATCATGGCGGCCAGCCGGATGGGGGGACGCATGTAGTCGGAGAACGTGAGGAACGTCCCCGTGTACGGGACGACGCCGCCGTGAGCGGCGAGGCCGGAGGCGATGGCGCCCATCGCGTGCTCCCTGACACCGAACCGGAGATTCCGTCCCTCCGGGTGCCCGGCGGAGAAGTCCTCCTCGTCATCGAGGAGCGTCTTGTTGCTCGGGGCGAGGTCCGCCGACCCGCCCATGAGTTCGGGCACGCTCTTCGCGATCGCGTTCAGCGCGCGACCTGAGGCCGACCGCGTCGCCATCGGACCCTTCTCATCAGCGAAGAGCCCGTCGAGGTGGTCGTCCCACCCCTCCGGCAGCTCTCCCGCAAGCCGCCGCGAGAGCTCGTTCGAGGCCTCGGGATGCTCGCCGGCGTACGCCTTCAGGCGTGAGGTCCAGGAGCGCTCCAGGTTGGCGCCGCGCGCGACCGCCTGCCGCATGTGCTTCTCCACGTCCTCGGGCACCAGAAACGCCGGCTCCTCGGGCCACTCGAGGTTCCTCTTCGTCTCGAGGGCCGCCTCGGTCCCGAGAGGGGAGCCGTGCACGCCGGCCGTGTCCGCCTTGGGGCTGCCGTAGCCGATCGTCGTCCTGACGATGATGAGCGAGGGCCTCTTCTTCTCTTCGCGGGCCGCCTCGACCGCCCGGTCGATGGCGTCGAGGTCGAGGCCGTCGACCGGCTCCGACACGTGCCACCCGTATGCGCGGTACCGCGAGGCCACGTCCTCGCGAAAGGCGAGCTCCGTCCCTCCCTCGATGGAGATCTCGTTGTCG
This is a stretch of genomic DNA from Candidatus Effluviviaceae Genus V sp.. It encodes these proteins:
- a CDS encoding TIGR02757 family protein, encoding MTSESSRSRDDVQGPAFDRETLDRIYERYNTREYTHPDPVELIYRYDDVGDREVAALVAALLSLGRVRQILGSARDALARLGPRPGSFLDQADRGRLEGTFEGFRHRFTTGCDMAATLHGAAAVRREYGTLGARLAGLVSQSDETVVPGLEALVDEMERVAGRGACGRLLPLPSRRSACKRLHLFLRWMVRRDDVDPGGFDGVSPAKLVVPLDTHMHRIALAFGLTRRRSTDVRTALEITEAFRRICPEDPVRYDFALTRSGIHPDVEMDAMLAPACTARG
- a CDS encoding desulfoferrodoxin, yielding MAARLEIYKCEKCGNIVEVLHGGVGKLVCCEEPMILLEEKTVDEGKEKHVPVTEKSDHGTLVKVGDVPHPMEENHYIEWIEVISGGNAYREFLEPGQAPQATFCLGDEELEAVREYCSVHGLWKA
- a CDS encoding rubrerythrin family protein — protein: MALTGTRTEKNILTAFAGESQARNRYTYFASQARKDGYVQMSAIFQETADQEREHAKRLFKFLEGGEAEVAASFPAGTIGTTLENLKAAAGGEHHEWSEMYPSFAKIAREEGFEEIAETFEAIAVAEKQHEKRYLGLARNIENGTVFKRDGKVVWRCRNCGYLHEGTEPPEECPACAHPVDHFELLGENW
- a CDS encoding helix-turn-helix domain-containing protein produces the protein MAHHELKMTPSRRVILEELRASKEHPTADELYERVRRDLPRISLGTVYRNLDVLSKHGLIRVIGEAGEQRRYDGDLDGHYHVRCVRCGRVGDVVLDALRPLEDAVEDADGFAIDGFHLCFTGLCPRCAGENQNGGLIDGSDRHEN
- the tkt gene encoding transketolase, whose amino-acid sequence is MTRPELDAKAINTIRFLSVDAVEKAASGHPGAPMGLAPAAYVLWDRYLKHNPRNPRWHDRDRFVLSAGHASMLIYSLLHLTGYDLSLDDIRSFRQWGSRTPGHPERGVTPGVEVTTGPLGQGISNAVGMAIAEKHLAARYNRPGHEVVDHHTYVICSDGDLMEGVSSEASSLAGTLGLGKLVCLYDDNEISIEGGTELAFREDVASRYRAYGWHVSEPVDGLDLDAIDRAVEAAREEKKRPSLIIVRTTIGYGSPKADTAGVHGSPLGTEAALETKRNLEWPEEPAFLVPEDVEKHMRQAVARGANLERSWTSRLKAYAGEHPEASNELSRRLAGELPEGWDDHLDGLFADEKGPMATRSASGRALNAIAKSVPELMGGSADLAPSNKTLLDDEEDFSAGHPEGRNLRFGVREHAMGAIASGLAAHGGVVPYTGTFLTFSDYMRPPIRLAAMMGLRVVYVFTHDSIGLGEDGPTHQSVEHVMSLRLIPGLTVVRPADADETAEAWRLALSRTDGPTALVLTRQKLSVPDRSEVAPATGASRGAYVHWQSSDSPEVILIATGSEVEIARAAGRALAADGVAARVVSMPSWEIYDAQPAGYRESVLPANVSARVSIEAGVTTGWERFVGRDGVSIGVDRFGESAPYETVYREFGLTPEAVVEAAGRLLGR